A part of Candidatus Latescibacterota bacterium genomic DNA contains:
- a CDS encoding RtcB family protein, giving the protein MREPHILGVHDPNTLEQLNEVNKFAMKTALMADGHRGYGMPIGGVGAFDNKVSPAYVGYDIGCGNNAVLLDMMGSDLDAELVADLITKNLVFGAGGVNNHPRAPNSHPLFDDDRWDIFPDNHRGKLHKKAREQIGTIGAGNHYVDVFIDELDRVWVGAHFGSRRFGYDICSNFLALIVGSEWGEQVKKEQVGTGLVSLTDPIGRDYWTAMTLAGEYAQIGRKWVVDLVAKLLGAKVLDHVYNHHNYAWVEHLWMEDTLTPMPCVVIRKGATGARPGQRGFVGGSMCDVSVILQGTPFPKSPEYTHEMSKDEKEDSLAIFSRQQQTLFSAVHGAGRVMGRMQALGKPNKAEGGWKREPKVTQDMMDRSVAEAGIVLRGGDRDESPQVYRRLSDVLAAQGDTIQVLHTLTPKVVCMAPKGGR; this is encoded by the coding sequence ATGAGAGAACCGCACATACTAGGTGTTCACGATCCGAACACACTAGAGCAGCTGAACGAAGTCAACAAGTTCGCTATGAAAACTGCGCTGATGGCAGACGGCCACAGAGGCTACGGGATGCCCATAGGAGGCGTTGGGGCGTTCGACAACAAGGTATCGCCAGCATATGTAGGGTATGACATAGGCTGCGGTAACAACGCTGTCCTGCTCGACATGATGGGCTCCGATCTCGATGCTGAGTTAGTAGCAGACCTGATCACCAAGAACCTGGTCTTCGGCGCCGGAGGAGTAAACAATCATCCTCGTGCACCTAACTCACATCCTCTGTTTGACGACGATCGTTGGGACATCTTTCCTGACAATCACCGAGGGAAACTGCACAAGAAGGCGCGTGAGCAAATCGGCACCATCGGAGCCGGCAACCACTATGTCGACGTGTTCATCGACGAACTGGATCGCGTGTGGGTAGGAGCCCACTTCGGTTCTCGACGGTTCGGATACGACATCTGTTCCAACTTTCTAGCTCTCATTGTGGGATCAGAGTGGGGCGAACAAGTCAAGAAGGAGCAGGTCGGCACTGGATTAGTGTCATTGACTGATCCGATCGGGCGTGATTACTGGACAGCGATGACCTTGGCTGGTGAGTATGCACAAATCGGACGTAAGTGGGTAGTAGATCTGGTGGCTAAGTTGTTAGGTGCCAAGGTCTTAGACCACGTATACAATCACCACAACTATGCTTGGGTGGAGCACCTTTGGATGGAAGACACTCTCACCCCGATGCCGTGTGTGGTGATTCGCAAGGGCGCAACAGGCGCACGTCCTGGGCAACGTGGGTTTGTTGGTGGATCTATGTGTGACGTCTCCGTCATCCTTCAAGGTACTCCGTTTCCAAAGTCACCAGAGTACACGCATGAGATGTCGAAGGACGAAAAAGAGGACTCGCTAGCGATATTCAGTCGACAACAGCAGACGTTATTCTCGGCTGTACACGGAGCAGGTCGTGTGATGGGCAGGATGCAGGCTCTGGGCAAGCCTAACAAAGCCGAAGGGGGATGGAAACGTGAGCCGAAGGTAACTCAGGACATGATGGATCGGTCTGTCGCGGAAGCCGGTATAGTGCTGCGCGGCGGAGATCGTGACGAATCTCCACAGGTTTACCGAAGACTGTCGGATGTACTGGCTGCCCAAGGAGATACCATTCAAGTACTTCATACTCTCACGCCTAAGGTGGTCTGCATGGCACCGAAAGGAGGCCGCTAA
- a CDS encoding GNAT family N-acetyltransferase, with the protein MCKFGELRSSCGAWDLDAVKSLLNSYYCNPIRHVLDLDIGHWPAVEATDQDNTHCLYVTIRNVANHTPASDLIAQFSLTPVPATREVLISHDTYVTTKYRRLGIGKILLEAKANIAVHANCTLLLAAVNEQNIPEHRVLANFFCQGQGISSFTKVHEFRSVYSPMGLWAFNIDQDNIKLSGKRA; encoded by the coding sequence ATGTGTAAATTCGGAGAGTTACGCTCCTCCTGTGGAGCATGGGATCTGGATGCAGTAAAAAGTCTTCTTAACAGCTACTACTGCAATCCGATCCGACACGTATTAGATTTGGACATCGGCCACTGGCCTGCGGTTGAGGCTACAGACCAAGATAACACCCACTGTTTGTACGTAACAATCCGGAACGTCGCCAATCACACCCCGGCTAGTGATCTTATTGCACAGTTCAGTCTTACTCCTGTACCTGCTACAAGAGAGGTACTAATCAGCCATGACACGTATGTGACGACAAAATACCGACGCCTCGGTATCGGGAAAATACTGCTTGAAGCTAAGGCCAACATCGCCGTACATGCCAACTGTACTCTGCTTCTTGCCGCCGTCAATGAGCAGAACATACCGGAACACAGAGTCCTTGCGAACTTCTTTTGTCAAGGACAGGGCATATCCAGCTTTACCAAAGTCCATGAGTTCCGTTCGGTATACAGTCCTATGGGATTGTGGGCCTTCAACATAGATCAGGACAACATCAAGCTCAGCGGAAAGAGAGCGTAA